In Microbulbifer salipaludis, a genomic segment contains:
- a CDS encoding NADPH:quinone reductase, with the protein MKAVWFEQFGAARDTLVLGDQPVPEPKQGEVLVRLKVTGVNPSDVKKRAGSFPNLLDDGLVIPHSDGAGIIEAVGPGGDASRIGERVWVYQAQYGRRLGTAAEYVALDEKLAVPLPDKTSFEIGACLGIPVMTAHRCVFADGDVEGTTILVTGGAGRVGYYAIQWAKQAGAKVITTASNSGDRDTCLALGADAVVNHREENWAAAVLDANEGKPVDRVVEVEFGKNLPQVLDCLRIGGTIATYSSSQDMSPQLPFYRMMFMDITLRMIIVYAMPEQAKQDAIRDITAALELGKLQHRVADVLPFEKMAEAHEIIEGGTVRGCVVVAVE; encoded by the coding sequence ATGAAAGCTGTATGGTTTGAACAATTCGGGGCTGCCCGTGACACCCTGGTGCTCGGCGACCAGCCAGTGCCGGAGCCCAAACAAGGTGAGGTTCTGGTGCGCTTAAAGGTGACCGGGGTCAATCCGTCAGATGTGAAAAAACGCGCGGGGTCCTTCCCCAACCTGCTCGACGATGGCCTGGTGATTCCGCATTCCGATGGTGCCGGCATTATTGAGGCGGTGGGCCCCGGCGGGGATGCCAGTCGCATTGGCGAACGGGTGTGGGTGTACCAGGCGCAGTATGGGCGGCGCCTCGGCACTGCGGCCGAATATGTGGCGCTGGATGAGAAGCTGGCGGTGCCGCTGCCGGACAAAACCTCGTTCGAGATCGGCGCCTGCCTTGGCATCCCCGTTATGACCGCGCACCGTTGCGTGTTTGCTGATGGCGACGTCGAGGGTACGACCATCCTGGTCACCGGCGGTGCGGGTCGCGTGGGCTACTACGCAATCCAGTGGGCCAAGCAGGCCGGTGCGAAAGTCATCACCACCGCCAGCAACAGCGGCGACCGCGATACCTGCCTGGCACTTGGTGCCGATGCCGTGGTTAACCACCGTGAAGAGAACTGGGCGGCCGCCGTGCTCGATGCCAATGAGGGCAAGCCGGTGGACCGTGTGGTGGAAGTGGAGTTTGGCAAGAACCTGCCGCAGGTGCTCGACTGCCTGCGTATCGGTGGCACCATCGCCACCTATTCCTCCAGCCAGGATATGTCCCCGCAGCTGCCGTTCTACCGCATGATGTTCATGGATATCACCCTGCGCATGATTATTGTGTACGCCATGCCGGAGCAGGCCAAGCAGGATGCGATCCGCGACATTACTGCCGCGCTTGAACTGGGCAAGCTCCAGCATCGTGTGGCCGATGTACTGCCGTTCGAGAAAATGGCCGAAGCCCACGAGATTATCGAGGGTGGAACCGTGCGCGGCTGCGTCGTGGTCGCGGTGGAATGA